A part of Anser cygnoides isolate HZ-2024a breed goose chromosome 17, Taihu_goose_T2T_genome, whole genome shotgun sequence genomic DNA contains:
- the HSPB8 gene encoding heat shock protein beta-8, which yields MADSQLPFSCHYPGRRSVRDPFREPGLTSRLLDDDFGMSPFPGDLTADWPDWARPRLTTTWPGPLRAGMARASTMAPGYGARFGGYPESRSPVPASREPWKVCVNVHSFKPEELTVKTKDGYVEVSGKHEEQQVEGGIVSKNFTKKIQLPYEVDPITVFASLSPEGLLIIEAPQIPPYQHYGEGGCGSEIPVESPEATCA from the exons ATGGCCGACAGCCAGCTGCCCTTCTCCTGCCATTACCCCGGCAGGCGAAGCGTCCGCGACCCTTTCCGGGAGCCCGGCTTGACCTCGCGCCTCCTGGACGATGATTTCGGCATGTCGCCCTTCCCCGGGGACCTGACGGCGGACTGGCCCGACTGGGCTCGGCCCCGGCTCACCACCACCTGGCCGGGCCCGCTGCGCGCCGGCATGGCCCGCGCCTCCACCATGGCCCCCGGCTACGGCGCCCGCTTCGGGGGGTACCCCGAGAgccgcagccccgtgcccgccTCCCGCGAGCCCTGGAAGGTGTGCGTCAACGTGCACAGCTTCAAACCCGAGGAGCTGACGGTCAAAACCAAGGACGGCTACGTCGAGGTGTCAG GCAAACAcgaggagcagcaggtggaaGGAGGCATCGTCTCCAAGAACTTCACCAAGAAAATCCA GCTGCCCTATGAGGTGGATCCCATCACCGTCTTCGCCTCCTTGTCGCCGGAGGGGCTGCTGATCATCGAGGCgccccagatccccccataccAGCACTACGGTGAGGGCGGCTGCGGCAGTGAGATCCCCGTGGAGAGCCCGGAGGCCACCTGCGCCTGA